The DNA segment GGTGCCTGCAGAATTCCAGCTGGAAAAACCATCTTGTTGTTATCGGCGCTGTAGTAGGCATTGACCATGGATGGAGGCATGTGCCATTCTCCGCGATCGACCGGCCGTCCAATTTTATCAAGGTAAAATCTTGCATTGAAAGTTGCCGCACTTACCGCGTTGGCATAATAACTTTGCCTATTGATAGTTAGGCGCGAGAAATCACGCCATTTATCTGGATAACCGATCTGATTCACGATGGTATGAAGCTTTTGATCAGCTTGATCTCTAGTGGCTTGATCCATCCAGTCAAGTGCCTTAAGGCGCTCACCCATGGCGATCTCAATAGCTTTGATCATCTGTTGAGCTTCAACCTTCGCCTTTGGGCTAAATGTCTTAGCTACGAACACCTTCCCCAAGGGCTGACCCAAAGCTTCGAGTGTACTATTTACGCATCGTTTCCACCTGGGTTTGATCTGTGGCTGCCCCGTCAGAGTCTTGGCAACAAAATTAAAATCCTCCTCCACGAAGACCTTACTGAGTGCTGAAGCGCCCGCGTGCAGGCCGTGCCACCGTAGATACGTTCGCCACTGCTCGAACGTTAGGCTCTGCAGCAGCTTCTCGACACCGGCAAAGAACTTAGGGACGTCGACGTTGATCGCAGTGAGGCCGGGATACCCCAAAGTGGCAAAATAAGTCGTCCAATCGAAGCTGGGGGCTAACTTTACTAAACCATCCCGATCAAGTCGGTTATACATCGCATTGGGATCGCGGCGTACCACTTTATCTGCCGATACTTTTGCGAGTTCTGTTTCTATTTTGATTACGGTATCTGCATCTCTCACGGCTTGTTGATCACTCTCGCCGTACAGCTTCAGCATGGTTTGCACATGAGACCGAAACTTGGCTCGAATCTCGGCAAATCTTTTGGAGTCCGACAGGTAATAATCGCGATCTGGAAGGGTTAAACCACCTTGATCCGCATCCGCAATCATTTGCGACGAATCTTTATAGTCCTGCCCAGCTCCAAAACCAAAGATGGCTCCTGCGCCCTCTAGGTGATAGCGTGCTACCTGCACGGCCAAGGCTTTTTTATCTTTGATCACCTCAACAGCATCAAGACGGCGCTTTAGCGCACCAAGCGATTTCGTCTCAATGCCGTCTTCATCCATGCAGGATGCGTAATAGTCACCAATGAGTTTGGCCTCACGATCGCCGACGGGTAAATTGCCGGCGGCATACTGCTCAAGCGCGGATCTTAATAGTTCTTCGTTCTGCTTAGTTAATGTCGCAAATCCACGCGACCATTCTGGCCGATCGTCAGGTATTTGCGCTTGGTTTATCCACCCACCGCATGCGAACTGATAAAAGTCTTCACACGCATCAGTGGACCTGTCTAGATCGACAGGATCAATAGCTGCAGCCACAGCCATTGGTGCCTGCGAGGCGGACAATATTACACTAAGGGCTAGCGGTAGGGAGCTTAGTCCCAAGGGGCGATAACTGCTCAATTTCATGTACGACCAACCTACATAATGATGGAATTACATCTCGGGGTGTCACAGCACAGGACGATAGCAAAAATATCGGTGGGAATTAAACCGTCTTCATGCGCGAGAACATCCAGAGCGATCATAAAAATTATCCACTTTTTAAATTAAAATAAAAAAAACAGGTAGTTACAATACACCCCTGCGTTTAGCCTGTGCAAATGTGGTTGCCAAAGCTGCCCCTGGGGGTGATATGCACCTTTAGAGCAGAGGCCTGAGGCTATTATGAGCTGCAGCGATACCGTAATTGATTCATCGATTGCATGCCCCACTCAAGGCATTTGGGGACGCCGCATTGTCACGGCTGCCCTTGTCGCCATGGCATTACTATCCAACTACTTCCACATTCCGATCTTGTTTGGTGTCGATTTTATCTTTGGGAGCGTGATATCCCTCGTCGCCGCTGCTTGGATGGGCTGGCGCAGTGCCTTGGTCGTTGCCATCGCAGGATCTCTGATCACCTGGAATCTTTGGCACCATCCGTATTACATTTTTCTAGCTTCGTGCGAGGCTATATTTGTCGCGGTGACGTTTCGTCGTTTTTGGGACAACGTTTTAGTTGCTTCAACTATTTTTTGGCTGATTCCAGGTGCTTTAATTTTTGCCATTTTCTACGGCGTGCTCTTGCAACTTCAGCCATCCGCCATGCTCATGCTTTATCTCAAGCAAGTTATCAATGCCACATTTAATGCCCTTATCGCCAGCGGATTATTACTTGCCATCACTCTATTTAGACGGCCGAATACGCGCATTCCGCTACAGCAGGCTTGCTTTAATACATTAGTCGCTATTGTATTTGTCCCAGCTTTAGCGATTGTAGTAGCAATCAGCAATTCGAGGGTTCGTACTAGCCAGTCCAATCTGCTCGCCGCAACATCGAGTCAAGCCGAGAATATAGTTCATTTCCTTGAAATTTGGCGTAGCGAAAACCTCAATGTTGTAAACACACTCGCTAATGTTGCGACCCATCACAAATTAATGCCCTCAGGAACTCTGCAGCGCGAGCTCGGTATCATACATGACGCCAACCAGCGTTTTGCCGATATGTATATGGCAAATGCAGAAGCAACGACTATTGCCTTCGATCCCGCAACAGACTTTGATGGCAACTCCCTTATTGGCATCAATTTCGCGGACCGGGAGTATTTTCATGATGTGCGTCAAAACCTGGCTCCAGTTGTCTCCAATGTATTCACAGCACGTGGTGGTATCGACTTTCCAATAGTATGCTTCGTGATGCCGATTCTGACCAAAAATCACGTGGGAATCGATAAGTTTCGAGGTTATGTCCTGGCATCCGTCGACGCACGGCGGCTAAATCAAACTTTACGGACGATACTTGCAGATGATTCTTTCAAGTTCTCCGTCGTAGACCGGCAGGGACAAATCGTTACGTCCAGTGTTGATGGGATTGCATCACTGGATAAAGAGGCTGAGCATTTTGGTCCTGGAATAGACTCAATATCACAAGACTCATACCGAAAGTCACCTAAGTCGGATCACCGTGCCGCATACGCTTTATGGCAGGCTACTATATTTGGCACCGTGCGGAACGTCCCGTCACTCGGATGGCGGGTTCGTGTAGAGGCACCACTCGGCAAGTTCATGACAGACGCTGAGTCTTTTTACATGGAGGGGTTTGCCCAGCTTCTCTCCCTCACACTTGCTGGCATGTGCCTCAGCTTTTTGGCAGTTGTTTGGGTAAGTAGTCCCATACAAACCCTTGCTAAATCGACACGAGACATTTCCCAACATCCCCTTTCGGCCCGCAACCTAAAATGGCCGCGGACGCCTTTTACCGAGATCTCGGAACTGGTAGATAATTTTCAGTCCATGGCCAATAGTCTTCATCAAAGGTTCGTCGATTTAAATAAAGAGGTTGAGGAGCGCAAGGACGCCGAGCGCCGTCTACAAATTGCAATGGAACATGCCCAAGCTGCAAGTGTTGCCAAATCAGCGTTTTTAGCCAACATGAGCCACGAGATCAGAACTCCTCTTTCGGCAATTATTGGTTATTCGGAGCTACTTGCTCGGGAAAAGCCCGCCGAACCAGAATACCTAGGGTTCATCGATGCTTTGCTGCGCAACGGCAAACAGCTATCACAATTGGTAGATGACATCCTCGACTTGTCCAAAATCGAGGCAGGTCATCTCAAGCTTTTACCGGAGTGGATCGACATCAATGACATTATTGCAGGTGGCATTGATGTCCTAAGTCAAAGAGCTCTCAGCAAGTGTTTGGATTTCCGCGTCATAGGAGAGGGGAAATTTCCTAACCGCATATTTGTTGACCCAGTAAGAGTAAAGCAAGTTCTACTCAACGTTGTTGGTAACGCTATTAAGTTTACTGATCATGGCCATGTCGAAGTGAAGATCAAAATAACTCCAAGCGCTACAGACACCGCTGATTCATTACTGTCAGTTCTGATTTCTGATACTGGACCAGGCGTCGCTATCTCGGAAAACGGAGCTATTTTCGAACCATTCGTCCAAGCTGATTCATCATATTCTCGACGTCACGGCGGCACCGGACTGGGACTGACCCTGTCAAAGACTTTAACCAAGGCTCTAGGCGGGGACATCAATCTGGTGAAAAGTCGACTCGGTGTGGGAAGTGTCTTTGCTGTCACCTTTAAAATCAAAACTCCGCCTCAAAACGAGTGGCTAGGAAGTCTTACACTCGCCTGCAGCAGGGCCCCCCAGGTAAAACCAACAACAGAGCATGAAAAACCACTTATTAATCTGGATATCTTACTTGTTGAAGACTCGACGGATAATCGCGCCCTCATAAGTCGGATGTTAGTCCGCTACGGTGCGCTGGTCGTTTGCGCCAGTGGTGGTGAAGATGGAGTTAGGTTGGCTCGGGAAAAACCGTGGGACATCATACTCATGGACATGCAAATGCCAGGCTTAGATGGATATCATGCAACAAAAATTCTTCGCGAAGGTTCCTACAAAGGACCCATTATTGCCTTAACAGCACATGCCCTAAACGAGGAACAAGAGTTTAGCTTACAGGCTGGCTGCGATGCCCACGTTACAAAACCGATTAACTGGGAGTACTTAGTTGCAGTGGTTACGGGACTGGCACGAACTAATGGAAGGCGCGTTTGAAGTCGTACTAGAACGATGGGGTGGGTGATGGGAATTGAACCCACGAATGTCGGAATCACAATCCGATGCGTTAACCACTTCGCCACACCCACCATCGTGACTGCGAGAGCGCAGTTTGCTCTAAATACCCACCACCTGTCAACCAAAGGTTTAATCATTAATTTCATATGGTTGCTGGGGCAATGTCTTTACGGCTAGGGCTATAGCGCTTATTCCACAGGCAAAAGCTTGCCATTCTTCAATATAAAATTAAAGTGCCGCTCGTCACTCCAAACCAAGCCATCCTTTGAGACCGCAATTGTGACGGCAAATTCATCGCCATCGCTAACAGACTCATTTAGACGATCGTCCGCAACAGGACTAAGTGGTCCAGTCAGATAAAATTCAAAGTTTTTTTCACGGCTATCGAATGAGTAACCCTCGACTGGAGGTAAATCGATTACCTTTTCCACCAAAGTTAATTTTCCTAACTGGAGTTTCCCCCCCTCATCTACTCTGACAAAGACTTTAAGCGGACCATCTAAAATTAACTTTTTCACGCGCAAACTCACCATCACGTGTTTGTTCCGCTTTTCTAGACTTCGCGTTTTGTTGGGAGACTCGCCAGGTTCGGCAAGGCTTCTCACTGATGCTGGCAATTGATGCATCGCCACTTGTATTCTCTGGATATGAGGTCTATCAGTGGCCTCTCTTGGCTGGTTTAAATAGAATTTCGCTAATGCGGCTCGCGCCGTGGCGTAACGGTCGCCTGAAGGAAAAGGAGGGCCGGCCCGGTACACTTTGCCATTTAATAATCCATAATTTGCCTTAATACCGCCGGTGGCACCACCCTGGGGCTGAGCCGAGATAGTAACCTTGCGTGGAACCTTTGCTAATTCGGTCAAGTTCATTAGTCCACGGCCTAGCTGAACCGGATAATCAGTGTCAAAAAGGGCGCGGAATCCTGCCAATTTTTCCATCGGTGTGCTTAGGTTCCGTAGCGCCTGAAGCCGGCTGACGGCCGCAGAAATTTCCCCAATTGCGTCGAAGTCACTCCAACGCCAATTAAATAATTTGAGTGGATAGGCTGCTACGGCTCTCAACCAACGGGTGCGAAATAGCAAGGACTCGCGGACCGAGGGGTTGCTCCACTCGTCCGGATTTAAGTCAAATGCCGATGCCAGTGCTCGCCACATGCTGTTTTCATCGGCCTTGACGATGTGGTCAATCTGACTTGTTTGAATACTAACTGCGATCTCTGCGCCGAATCGACCGAGAAAGGTCGGAGGCACATGTGCATATGAGGCCTGATCCAAAGGAGCCATCAAATATCCGTTGCGCCGCCATTCTGCTTCTCTACCACTATCATGGCGCGGAAATTTAGGCAGATCCGCCATCGGCATGGCCGTCGCATACCTAAGTAAATCAACATATTCGAAGAAATTGTCGGTATCTACGTACTTATCTTGAATACTTAGAGTCATCGTTATGCGATATGGACTGTGACCAGGATCAAAAACATAAGAGATCTTTTCGGTGTCATCAGATGGATTTTTTTCAATGACTCGCTTTACTTTCATTTCAAGGATCTGCTGGGAGCGGATTTCATCATCGCCCACTAAAATATTCCATTTTCTATCGTTCACATTGAGGAATGCCTCAAGAATGTGAAACTTCCCTTCCGTGTCTGTGATCTCTACCTCTCCACTATTCAGAACCCTTTCCCGCTCTGTTTTAAATACCGCCATGTTAGGACCATTTGTACCCAAGGTTTCGTACCGATCTTGAGTTCTAGAGAAGTGAAACAAGACTCCGGTTTCTAACTTCTTTTCCTTTGCATCAAGAAATCTTTGCCAAGATGGCAAGAAGTCACCAAGCACCGCAGCTTCATAGGCAGCCTGAGCAGCGGGGTTACGCAGGTCATATTGATAAACCTGGTCAAAAGTTTTCACCAAGCTCTGCTCAAAATCGACATTAAGTGGCAGGACATTGACTGGAACCCCCATCCACATCCACAAATGATTCCAGGCTTCTGCCGCAAAAAGGCCTCGCAACATGAAATATCGCTGTCCGACAAAAGGCTGGATGGCCTGACCCATCTTTGACAAGTCGCTCACGCCGACCCACGCCACGTGATCACTATGTCTGAGCACATTAATCCGATGCTCCCCGCGCTTAAAAAGCGCATAAGGAATGCGCTCCACGAATCCGCCCATCCGAGCAAGGGCGTCGAGGGTTGGTTTGTCCACTAGACCGCCAAAATTAGGCGACAGTCTAATGCCACCGGTTAACGCGTAACTTCTTATAGATCCCACTGGCATGGTATAGAATTTGTCCACACTTGTGGGTAAAACAAACGGCGTTTCAACCTCTGTCAGTGGATCGTATAGTTGATTCTGATTGAAGGAGGGAGGGAGAATAGTCGCTAGAATCGGCACAAGTCCAAGCCAATTATTGATGAGACGCCGTGTAAAGCCCATATCTTGCTCTTTGGCAATTCTCATACCATCCGTTCGAATGTAAATCTGCATTGCCTCGGTAGCTGGATTAATACCTAAGCTCACCGGTACATCGTGGTAGTTCCACAAGACTCGATTGTAAACGGGACCAGTCTGAAATCGGTCTACGACAACAAAATAGCCCGCAGGCGCGGTAAATAGGCGCCGCCGATAGTTGAAATTATACCAAATAAAATCATTATAATTTAAATTAGTGTCGTTGTTCATTATGCTATAGAACAACGAGTCCATTAAAGTGTCGACAGAGTTATTGATTGCGTCAACACCAGCATTTAAATTGGCCTGTAGCGCTGGATTACGAAAAAGGAACTCGATGGGTGGCGCAAAAAAACCCTCCGCTTCAGCACCATCTGTTTTTTGTAGTGACTCGTTGGGATCAGAGTATTCAATTTTGACCTCATCATCCTCTGACGCTATGGCAACTTGATGCCAGCAAAAAAGAATTGTTATGCAAAGCCACCTCATAGAGCTGTCTCCATGGCAATGCTGAATGACCATAAGGACTGCTTGGTTTCATCGATTTTTCTCGTAAATCCGACGGCAAATTTGGCTAGTAGATGAGGGAAAAGAATAGGCCTATTTAAACTGAAGACTATGCGCCGAAAGCGTAGACGCTCGTCATCAAATTGGATAATCCAAGGCCCGGGTTTCTGCCATACACCCGTATAGGATACGCGAAGTAGCTGCTCAAATGGTGCAAGTTGTCCACTGGCAAACACCTGCCGCCTTACAAATTCAAAATTAGTTTGATCACCCTTACGATTTGTATTGCTCAGGGCCAATCCATAGCGTCGCTCGCCTGTATTTGCTGAATATAATGAAGCTATGATCCGTGTACCTTCCAATGCCGATACATCGAGAATCCCTCGTAAGCTCATAGCTATATCATCTCGCTTTTGGCTCAATCTTTCGGCTCTCAACTGTGAAAGATCATTGCTTGCAATGC comes from the Deltaproteobacteria bacterium genome and includes:
- a CDS encoding M13 family metallopeptidase yields the protein MKLSSYRPLGLSSLPLALSVILSASQAPMAVAAAIDPVDLDRSTDACEDFYQFACGGWINQAQIPDDRPEWSRGFATLTKQNEELLRSALEQYAAGNLPVGDREAKLIGDYYASCMDEDGIETKSLGALKRRLDAVEVIKDKKALAVQVARYHLEGAGAIFGFGAGQDYKDSSQMIADADQGGLTLPDRDYYLSDSKRFAEIRAKFRSHVQTMLKLYGESDQQAVRDADTVIKIETELAKVSADKVVRRDPNAMYNRLDRDGLVKLAPSFDWTTYFATLGYPGLTAINVDVPKFFAGVEKLLQSLTFEQWRTYLRWHGLHAGASALSKVFVEEDFNFVAKTLTGQPQIKPRWKRCVNSTLEALGQPLGKVFVAKTFSPKAKVEAQQMIKAIEIAMGERLKALDWMDQATRDQADQKLHTIVNQIGYPDKWRDFSRLTINRQSYYANAVSAATFNARFYLDKIGRPVDRGEWHMPPSMVNAYYSADNNKMVFPAGILQAPFYQEGRPAALNFGGIGMVMGHELTHGFDDQGRKFDAKGNLRDWWSPKVGKEFDSRAECIVDQYSKFVAIDDLHVNGKLTLGENIADQGGIRLAYEAWKETASREAESIEDFTPAQQFFIGYAQTWCQKMRPEMARLRATTDPHSPARYRVNGPLSNYDEFSKAFSCKEGAAMNPRNRCRVW
- a CDS encoding response regulator codes for the protein MSCSDTVIDSSIACPTQGIWGRRIVTAALVAMALLSNYFHIPILFGVDFIFGSVISLVAAAWMGWRSALVVAIAGSLITWNLWHHPYYIFLASCEAIFVAVTFRRFWDNVLVASTIFWLIPGALIFAIFYGVLLQLQPSAMLMLYLKQVINATFNALIASGLLLAITLFRRPNTRIPLQQACFNTLVAIVFVPALAIVVAISNSRVRTSQSNLLAATSSQAENIVHFLEIWRSENLNVVNTLANVATHHKLMPSGTLQRELGIIHDANQRFADMYMANAEATTIAFDPATDFDGNSLIGINFADREYFHDVRQNLAPVVSNVFTARGGIDFPIVCFVMPILTKNHVGIDKFRGYVLASVDARRLNQTLRTILADDSFKFSVVDRQGQIVTSSVDGIASLDKEAEHFGPGIDSISQDSYRKSPKSDHRAAYALWQATIFGTVRNVPSLGWRVRVEAPLGKFMTDAESFYMEGFAQLLSLTLAGMCLSFLAVVWVSSPIQTLAKSTRDISQHPLSARNLKWPRTPFTEISELVDNFQSMANSLHQRFVDLNKEVEERKDAERRLQIAMEHAQAASVAKSAFLANMSHEIRTPLSAIIGYSELLAREKPAEPEYLGFIDALLRNGKQLSQLVDDILDLSKIEAGHLKLLPEWIDINDIIAGGIDVLSQRALSKCLDFRVIGEGKFPNRIFVDPVRVKQVLLNVVGNAIKFTDHGHVEVKIKITPSATDTADSLLSVLISDTGPGVAISENGAIFEPFVQADSSYSRRHGGTGLGLTLSKTLTKALGGDINLVKSRLGVGSVFAVTFKIKTPPQNEWLGSLTLACSRAPQVKPTTEHEKPLINLDILLVEDSTDNRALISRMLVRYGALVVCASGGEDGVRLAREKPWDIILMDMQMPGLDGYHATKILREGSYKGPIIALTAHALNEEQEFSLQAGCDAHVTKPINWEYLVAVVTGLARTNGRRV